Genomic window (Paenibacillus sp. 37):
GAAAAAACAAAAAGAAAAGCATTCTTGTATAAACAAGAACACTTTTCTTCGTAAACAAAGGAAAGCGACACCCGCTGCCGGTACATCATCGGTTTCTGCTTCAGAATCAATCCGAAGACAAACGCCATCATATGAAATTGTACGGAACCTGGTCATGAATCCGGGTCATAACCTCCATATGCATCAACAAGAATCTATCCTTCCGATCCATCCTTAGGCCTGTTCCAGAATCACATTTGTGATAGCCCACTGAGTGGACGCATCATAATCCCGCAATATAGCTTCAATTGGCAAACCCATGTGTTGCTCGAGCTTCTCCCGGAATTTCTTCTTATATAAGACAGACATGCGGAAGTCCACTTCCAGCTTTAAGCCGGGGGCCTCCCCTTCCAGGGCGTCAGAGCGCGGTGAACGTCGGTGCTTCGCGTAGAAGGTCACAATGTTCTGGTCAATGGTCACTCTCAGGAGAGTGGTGCCAAATCCGAACAGTTCCTTCGAGATTTCGTTATAATACTGGCACATCTTCTTCTTACTCTCATTGCTGTCCAGTAGTTCCATGAACTCACCCACATCTCTTACTACCGTACATTCGACGTGTTAACACGATTGATTATACATAAATCTTCTGAAATGAGCAACCCAAAAGATATACTTAACATGTAAATCACACACAGAAGCGAACGATAAGACATTTACCTCCAAAAACAATTCGTCTTAAACCACAGTAAATTTACATTAATATGCCTGCATGTCAGTCCTATACTATTGTTACTTCTAAACTTCGTTTTAATACACAGTAATCGAGTCTTCGTTTCAACTTTCCCTATAAGGGTATTAATTCCTGCGAAACATAGACAAACTTCGTCAACAACCGTTAAAATGAGACACAATGTTGACATGTTTTTATTTTCTAGAAATTGGAGGCTTAACCCATGCAATGTCCAGTATGTAATCATGAAAATGGAGATGCCCAGTTTTGCGAGAGGTGCGGAACTAATCTAACGCGAACTACCTCTTCACCCTCACTTGTAAAGAACCCGGAATCTGCTGCTGCTTCAGAACCCGAATATACTCGCTGGTCCAGCACGCAGGCTACCTCTTCCCAGGCATCCGTTCCATCCAACACACCATCCGTCTCCATCCACAAGGAACAGGCGAGAGAATCAACAGGTACCAATGACCATGCTTCTGCGGGAGACAACAGCTCCAATCAGTGGAATAATATCGTGCAGAATGAGAAAGTTCAGCAAGCCAAAGAAGTAAGCAAACAGTACCTATCCTATTTCCTCAGTGTATTAGCCCGTCCTTATCAGACGATGAAAACCGTTGGTG
Coding sequences:
- a CDS encoding Na-translocating system protein MpsC family protein is translated as MELLDSNESKKKMCQYYNEISKELFGFGTTLLRVTIDQNIVTFYAKHRRSPRSDALEGEAPGLKLEVDFRMSVLYKKKFREKLEQHMGLPIEAILRDYDASTQWAITNVILEQA